A DNA window from Arachis hypogaea cultivar Tifrunner chromosome 18, arahy.Tifrunner.gnm2.J5K5, whole genome shotgun sequence contains the following coding sequences:
- the LOC112770880 gene encoding protein disulfide isomerase-like 1-6, which yields MFTRKNPTLRFTLYFTLTLLLILSYNVVTQCSEAVPDDDDLEGIEELLAVDEEVEKHQPEEQGGGGGTDKLSEAEVLTKAQRIVLELNSDKTEKVINENEYVLVLGYAPWCPRSAELMPRFAEAATSLKKELGSTLLMAKIDAERYPKSASFLGIKGYPTLLLFVNGTSQPYSGGFTADDIVIWARKKTGSSVIRINSEKEAEEFLTKYHTFVIGRFDKFEGHEYDEFVRAAKLDNETQFVEVNKVEHAQVLYPDIPSTVNFLGIVKSEPERYTAYDGAFTTSKILEFLDYNKFPLVTKLTEMNSISVYSSPVKLQVFVFADIDDFKNLKDTIQDVARTFKSKIMFIYVDIKEENLAKPFLTLFGLEESRNTVVAAFDNGMSSKYLLESEPTRSNIQDFCNNFVQGSLSPFFKSQPIPDNTDATIHVVVGKTFDDAVLSNEKDVILEVFTPWCINCDAISKQVEKLAKHYKAATNLIFARIDASANEHPKLQVNDYPTLLLYKADDKINPIKLSTKSSLKELAASINKHLKVKNQVVKDEL from the exons ATGTTCACTAGAAAAAACCCAACCTTGAGATTCACCCTTTATTTCACCCTCACCCTTCTCCTAATTCTTAGTTACAACGTTGTCACACAGTGTTCCGAGGCTGTCCCTGATGACGATGATTTGGAGGGCATTGAGGAATTGTTAGCAGTGGACGAGGAGGTAGAAAAACACCAACCAGAAGAacaaggtggtggtggtggcaccGACAAGTTGTCGGAAGCAGAGGTTCTAACGAAGGCACAAAGGATCGTACTTGAACTCAATAGTGACAAGACCGAGAAGGTTATTAATGAGAATGAGTATGTTCTTGTTCTGGGGTATGCACCTTGGTGTCCAAGGAGCGCTGAGCTCATGCCTCGATTTGCTGAAGCTGCAACTTCGCTTAAGAAAGAGTTGGGAAGCACTCTTTTAATGGCGAAGATTGATGCTGAGAGGTATCCCAAATCAGCTTCGTTCCTTGGGATCAAAGGCTACCCAACTTTGCTTCTCTTCGTTAATGGCACCTCCCAACCTTACTCTGGCGGTTTCACAGC GGATGATATAGTGATATGGGCAAGGAAAAAGACTGGCTCGTCTGTTATTAGGATAAATTCGGAAAAGGAGGCAGAGGAATTTCTGACAAAGTATCATACATTTGTTATTGGTCGGTTTGACAAATTTGAG GGACATGAATATGACGAATTCGTGAGAGCTGCAAAGTTGGATAATGAAACCCAATTTGTTGAAGTGAATAAAGTGGAGCATGCCCAAGTTCTTTATCCAGATATCCCATCCACTGTTAATTTTCTAGGAATTGTTAAGAGTGAACCTGAAAGATACACTGCATATG ACGGAGCTTTCACAACAAGTAAAATATTGGAGTTTTTGGACTACAACAAGTTTCCATTAGTTACAAAACTGACTGAAATGAACTCTATCAGTGTCTACTCAAGCCCCGTTAAGCTTCAG GTTTTTGTCTTTGCCGACATTGACGACTTCAAGAATCTTAAAGATACTATTCAAGATGTTGCAAGAACTTTCAAGTCAAAG ataatgtttatatatgttgataTTAAAGAAGAGAACCTTGCAAAACCCTTCCTAACATTGTTTGGTCTTGAAGAATCAAGAAACACTGTG GTAGCTGCATTTGATAATGGAATGAGCTCAAAATATTTGTTGGAGTCAGAACCAACACGAAGCAATATTCAG GATTTCTGCAATAACTTTGTGCAAGGTTCTCTGTCACCTTTCTTCAAGTCTCAACCAATACCAGATAAT ACAGATGCTACTATTCATGTTGTTGTCGGGAAAACATTTGATGATGCAGTTTTGAGCAATGAGAAGGATGTGATTCTGGAG GTATTTACACCTTGGTGTATCAACTGTGATGCAATTAGCAAACAAGTAGAGAAGTTGGCAAAGCACTACAAAGCAGCAACTAATCTAATATTTGCAAGGATAGATGCTTCAGCAAATGAACATCCAAAATTGCAA GTGAATGACTACCCCACGCTTCTACTTTACAAAGCAGATGATAAGATAAATCCG ATCAAACTCTCTACAAAATCTAGTTTGAAAGAATTGGCTGCTTCCATCAACAAACATCTAAAAGTCAAAAATCAAGTTGTCAAAGATGAGTTATAG